The Corynebacterium vitaeruminis DSM 20294 genome window below encodes:
- a CDS encoding cysteine desulfurase family protein, whose amino-acid sequence MTSYFDHAATSPMRDIARAAWLEASAALNPASQYASGRRSRSLLDAAREKVARLMGCEPIEVVFTSSGTEADNIGVFGQWRARTGGRGGRVVVSAIEHPAVAESARLAGEFGAEVEYLPVGPDGIVSDLSLLDRPASVASCMWANNETGAIQPIEQVVARAKETGTPVHVDAVQVVGKLPIDFQALGATTLAASAHKFGGPRGTGFLLARRSPAPAPVLVGGGQERGIRSGTVDTAGACALAVALEESCTEMAAESARLGGLKEQLRAGILGTIDDVVVHTPENSLPSHLYLSFPGAEADSLIMLLDSLGIEASAGSACHNGVNRASETLIAAGVDEKTARSTVRFTMGHTTTEEDVVTVLRTMPDVVKRARMAGMA is encoded by the coding sequence TTGACGTCCTACTTCGACCACGCCGCCACCTCGCCGATGCGGGACATCGCCCGCGCCGCGTGGCTCGAGGCCTCGGCCGCGCTCAACCCCGCCAGCCAGTATGCCTCAGGCCGGCGCTCCCGCTCGCTGCTCGACGCCGCCCGCGAGAAGGTCGCCCGGCTGATGGGCTGCGAGCCGATCGAGGTGGTCTTCACCTCCTCGGGCACCGAGGCCGACAACATCGGGGTCTTCGGGCAGTGGCGGGCGCGCACCGGCGGCCGGGGCGGGCGCGTGGTGGTCAGCGCCATCGAGCACCCCGCGGTGGCCGAGTCGGCGCGGCTCGCGGGAGAGTTCGGGGCGGAGGTGGAGTACCTGCCCGTGGGGCCGGACGGGATCGTCTCCGACCTCAGCCTGCTCGACCGGCCCGCGAGCGTGGCCAGCTGCATGTGGGCGAACAACGAGACGGGCGCGATCCAGCCCATTGAGCAGGTCGTGGCCCGGGCGAAGGAGACGGGGACGCCGGTGCACGTTGACGCGGTCCAGGTCGTGGGCAAGCTGCCCATCGACTTCCAGGCCCTGGGAGCCACGACCCTGGCCGCCAGCGCGCACAAGTTCGGAGGCCCCCGGGGCACCGGATTCCTGCTGGCCAGGCGCTCGCCCGCGCCCGCGCCGGTCCTGGTCGGCGGAGGGCAGGAGCGCGGCATTCGCTCGGGAACGGTGGACACCGCGGGCGCTTGCGCGCTGGCGGTGGCGCTGGAGGAGTCCTGCACCGAGATGGCCGCGGAGTCCGCGCGGCTCGGCGGGCTCAAGGAGCAGCTGCGCGCCGGGATCCTCGGGACCATCGACGACGTCGTGGTGCACACCCCGGAGAATTCGCTGCCCAGCCACCTTTACCTCTCCTTCCCAGGCGCTGAGGCGGACAGCCTCATCATGCTTCTCGACAGCCTCGGCATCGAGGCCTCCGCGGGTTCGGCCTGCCACAACGGGGTCAATCGCGCGAGCGAGACGCTCATCGCCGCGGGAGTGGACGAGAAGACGGCGCGCTCTACCGTGAGGTTCACGATGGGGCACACGACCACCGAGGAAGACGTGGTCACCGTGCTGCGTACGATGCCGGACGTCGTCAAGCGGGCGCGAATGGCAGGCATGGCCTAG